A window of the Osmia lignaria lignaria isolate PbOS001 chromosome 2, iyOsmLign1, whole genome shotgun sequence genome harbors these coding sequences:
- the LOC117608694 gene encoding uncharacterized protein LOC117608694 isoform X1, whose protein sequence is MAGNSFRWLWSWISMVILPGYLLPLNSEQIPCVSYVPTTTEANDDQFQTEIMVFLREYCDDIETNSTDIQDYLDRSNFDVQITIIPSSQSCETRTWGLDALLRVLGQRRVKALVAALDSPMCEVTVKLARLWNIPLFTWTCPLTDLEEREFSSVVRLSPSLPMIAKALAEMLIHLQWKSVMVIGTDREPWLSLERVLLNSLRSIGSVLRYRAIIPYRASFQEIRQILRPAYNISRRVTILCLPTSEENDLTSRVLIELDIAQQSSNSVWNSMIMIVHTVDDDLFLPNTNSSAYSLDSTTSVTFSDLLSWNFSTLNASHEQLSVDSREQVGEQEKQQDDEEEEYKEERGEEEEEEEEEQEHQQQPQRRRRRRRRRRRRLLQQKLQTSENEQNDERRFFPPKNLSSAFLERLLTITPLDYRYDVEKLYEGVQEYMVPTLMDRLNETLNILLYDDNSSINAFNNKIYTYVLLDWRNDVWKPIMITIERREKLSVRRLSTNAVAFRDTTDTDLFKCNVDGNVYAIFDCTEDTSDESAFRIAHIVSIVLGSMLLTVVAILAALLIRKRLVTRRMSKGPYKIILTTSDFVFPQVAPQLDARRVDESIETMLCCWLQQLQEFGGPDVEKPDLLQLGSVSSLKPCLKTSTGNLSRHGFFKDPRARYNGDLVQLKELPGQGTFELKSKAMDVLVMIHGLRHENLNPLIGCLNEPTRPCLVYEYCSRGSLEDVLVQDEIKLDWSFRLSLLTDLVRGMRYLHGTPVRVHGYLTSRNCVIDARWVLKVTDYGLPAFYEAQNIVPPAKTARDLLWTAPELLRQPNVRKRGTQPGDVYSFGIIMQEVVVRGEPFCMLSLSPEEIIEKVMKPPPLIRPSVSKGAAPPEAIHIMRQCWAEAADMRPDFDDVHDLFKKLNHGRKVNFVDTMFQMLEKYSNNLEELIRERTEQLDMEKKKTEQLLNRMLPSSVAEKLKLGMPVDPEEFREVTIYFSDIVGFTTISAHSTPFQVVDLLNDLYTCFDATINAYTVYKVETIGDAYMVVGGCPVRIPDHAAQIATMALDLLHQSGKFKVKHLPNTQLRLRIGLHTGPCCAGVVGLTMPRYCLFGDTVNTASRMESTGAPWRIHLSQATRDRLTQVGGYHIEYRGSTEVKGKGRMPTYWLLGKQGFDKELPTPPIFGENNRLNESLILEDLTTNDETSAPQAEAKERIDGKSDSGEIGANANKNNEDDTRTRNVAVSIEDDKASGPNSSGKSPTNISTVSLKDKSNERGTGNVDSSNVTKNTSGDNQASLGASSIFYTDTTVLGASTTSLASISSSATNPYRPAPPRHRRITGYIDENDLSTPYNHYRCLSPNEQYGRSTGCRFLKRQFSLDRPDDAVCASFIEQTSYHQQQRQQQQQNLNTPRLYKQNSAGAANDLERIEEVPSTPAPLLQHYRQAASVSLSVESLTLR, encoded by the exons ATGGCCGGAAACTCTTTCCGCTGGCTCTGGTCGTGGATCTCAATGGTGATCCTGCCCGGCTATTTGCTTCCTTTGAATAGCGAACAAATTCCATGCGTTTCTTACGTACCGACTACAACCGAAGCCAACGATGATCAATTTCAAACGGAAATAATGGTGTTTTTGAGAGAATACTGCGACGACATTGAGACGAATTCGACGGATATCCAAGATTACTTGGATCGATCTAACTTCGACGTACAAATTACCATTATACCCTCCTCTc AATCCTGCGAAACAAGAACCTGGGGTCTCGATGCCTTGTTACGAGTACTTGGACAAAGAAGGGTGAAAGCTTTGGTAGCCGCGCTTGATTCGCCAATGTGCGAAGTTACTGTTAAACTTGCACGCCTCTGGAACATACCACTTTTCACATGGACCTGTCCCTTA ACAGATTTGGAAGAAAGAGAATTCTCGTCCGTCGTCAGATTATCTCCCTCCTTACCAATGATAGCGAAAGCCTTAGCAGAGATGCTGATTCATTTACAATGGAAGAGTGTAATGGTAATAGGAACAG ATCGCGAACCATGGTTAAGTCTAGAGAGAGTTCTCTTGAATTCTCTTCGAAGCATAGGAAGTGTATTGCGGTATCGCGCAATAATACCATACAGAGCATCGTTTCAAGAGATTCGGCAAATTCTTCGTCCTGCTTACAACATCTCTCGTAGAG TTACCATATTATGCCTTCCCACGTCTGAGGAGAACGATCTGACGTCTCGTGTTCTCATCGAGCTGGACATCGCGCAGCAGTCTTCCAATTCCGTATGGAACTCCATGATCATGATCGTACACACCGTCGACGATGATCTCTTTCTACCGAACACTAATTCGTCGGCTTACAGCCTCGATTCCACCACGTCCGTTACGTTTTCCGACTTATTATCCTGGAATTTTTCAACATTGAACGCGTCGCACGAACAATTGAGCGTTGATAGTCGCGAGCAAGTGGGTGAACAAGAGAAGCAACAAGAtgacgaggaagaagaatataaagaagaaagaggagaggaggaagaagaggaagaagaggaacagGAACATCAACAACAACCGCaacgacgaagacgacgacgTCGAAGGAGGCGACGACGACTGTTACAGCAGAAATTACAAACTTCGGAGAACGAACAAAACGATGAACGTCGATTCTTTCCGCCAAAGAATTTAAGCTCTGCTTTCCTAGAAAGATTACTGACAATCACGCCACTCGATTATAG ATACGATGTAGAGAAATTGTACGAGGGCGTACAAGAGTACATGGTACCGACGCTGATGGACCGTCTGAACGAAACTCTCAACATCTTACTATACGACGACAATTCCAGTATAAATGCCTtcaataacaaaatttatacgtaTGTTTTGCTGGATTGGCGCAACGATGTTTGGAAGCCCATCATGATCACTATCGAGAGACGAGAAAAGTTATCCGTCAGGAGATTATCTACTAACGCCGTAGCGTTTCGCGATACGACGGATACCGATCTTTTCAAGTGTAACGTAGACGGCAATGTGTACGCCATTTTCGATTGCACGG AGGATACTTCGGACGAATCAGCCTTTCGTATCGCGCACATCGTGAGCATCGTTCTGGGATCGATGTTGCTTACCGTGGTCGCGATATTGGCAGCTCTTCTAATTAG gaaaaggCTGGTTACGAGACGGATGTCGAAAGGGCCGTACAAGATCATATTAACCACGTCGGATTTCGTATTTCCTCAAGTGGCTCCTCAGCTGGATGCTAGAAGG GTGGACGAGAGCATCGAAACGATGCTGTGCTGTTGGTTGCAACAACTTCAAGAATTCGGTGGTCCCGACGTGGAGAAGCCGGATCTACTCCAATTGGGAAGCGTGTCCTCGTTGAAACCATGCTTGAAGACAAGCACCGGGAACCTCAGTCGTCACGGTTTCTTCAAAGACCCGCGTGCCAGATACAAC GGTGATTTGGTACAACTAAAAGAACTGCCAGGTCAGggaacgtttgaattaaagaGCAAAGCTATGGACGTGCTGGTGATG ATCCACGGATTGCGTCACGAAAATCTGAATCCCCTGATAGGATGTTTGAACGAGCCGACGAGGCCTTGTCTCGTCTACGAGTACTGTTCGAGGGGATCATTGGAAGATGTGTTGGTGCAGGATGAGATCAAGCTCGATTGGTCTTTCAGATTGTCCTTACTCACCGATCTTGTGCGA GGTATGAGATATCTTCATGGAACGCCAGTGCGAGTACACGGTTATTTAACTTCGCGAAACTGTGTGATCGACGCTCGTTGGGTTCTCAAAGTGACCGATTACGGATTACCCGCTTTCTACGAAGCGCAGAACATTGTTCCTCCGGCAAAAACCGCTCGAG ATCTGTTATGGACGGCACCCGAGTTGTTAAGGCAACCGAATGTACGAAAAAGGGGAACTCAACCTGGAGATGTTTACAGTTTTGGCATTATCATGCAGGAAGTGGTAGTTCGTGGAGAACCGTTCTGCATGCTTTCTCTCTCCCCGGAAG AGATAATCGAAAAAGTAATGAAACCACCACCGTTGATCAGACCTTCGGTAAGCAAAGGCGCCGCGCCTCCCGAAGCGATACATATTATGCGTCAATGTTGGGCAGAAGCGGCCGATATGAGACCCGATTTCGACGACGTTCACGATCTTTTCAAGAAACTCAACCATGGAAG AAAAGTCAATTTTGTCGATACGATGTTTCAAATGTTGGAGAAGTACTCGAACAATCTGGAGGAACTTATACGCGAACGTACGGAACAGTTGGAcatggaaaagaagaaaacggaACAGTTATTGAATCGAATGTTACCGAG TTCCGTtgctgaaaaattgaaactgGGCATGCCTGTCGATCCTGAGGAATTTCGAGAAGTGACAATTTATTTTTCGGACATTGTTGGTTTCACCACCATTTCCGCGCATTCCACCCCGTTTCAAGTGGTCGATCTTCTAAACGATCTTTATACCTGTTTCGATGCAACCATTAACGCGTACACTGTGTATAAG GTCGAAACTATTGGAGACGCTTACATGGTCGTAGGTGGCTGTCCGGTAAGAATACCTGACCATGCTGCACAGATAGCTACGATGGCGCTCGATTTACTTCATCAGAGTGGAAAGTTCAAAGTGAAACACCTGCCAAATACTCAACTGAGACTCCGAATTGGCCTTCACACCG GTCCGTGTTGTGCCGGTGTGGTTGGCTTAACGATGCCAAGATATTGCTTGTTCGGTGATACCGTGAACACCGCGTCCAGAATGGAATCAACCGGTGCACCCTGGCGTATACACTTGAGTCAAGCGACCAGAGATCGACTCACTCAGGTGGGCGGATATCACATTGAATATCGTGGCTCAACGGAAGTGAAAGGCAAAGGAAGGATGCCTACTTATTGGTTGCTAGGAAAGCAAGGTTTCGATAAGGAACTTCCAACGCCGCCAATTTTCGG GGAAAACAATAG GCTAAACGAGAGTCTGATATTGGAGGATCTGACCACTAATGATGAAACGAGCGCGCCACAGGCAGAGGCGAAGGAAAGAATCGACGGGAAATCGGACAGTGGTGAGATAGGTGCTAACGCGAACAAGAATAACGAGGATGACACGAGAACGCGTAACGTTGCAGTATCCATCGAGGATGATAAAGCTAGCGGTCCGAATTCTTCTGGAAAATCACCGACAAATATCTCCACCGTTTCGTTGAAAGATAAGTCGAACGAAAGAGGAACCGGTAACGTGGATTCGAGTAACGTAACGAAAAACACCTCCGGCGATAATCAAGCGTCTCTTGGAGCATCCAGCATATTTTATACGGACACGACGGTTCTTGGCGCGTCTACCACTTCCCTCGCATCGATTTCAAGCTCAGCCACGAACCCCTACAGGCCAGCACCTCCGAGACATCGAAGAATAACTGGCTACATCGACGAGAATGACTTAAGCACCCCGTATAATCATTACAGATGCCTTTCTCCCAACGAACAGTATG GGAGAAGTACAGGGTGTCGTTTCTTGAAAAGACAGTTCAGTTTGGATCGGCCTGATGA
- the LOC117608694 gene encoding guanylate cyclase 2D isoform X3, whose protein sequence is MAGNSFRWLWSWISMVILPGYLLPLNSEQIPCVSYVPTTTEANDDQFQTEIMVFLREYCDDIETNSTDIQDYLDRSNFDVQITIIPSSQSCETRTWGLDALLRVLGQRRVKALVAALDSPMCEVTVKLARLWNIPLFTWTCPLTDLEEREFSSVVRLSPSLPMIAKALAEMLIHLQWKSVMVIGTDREPWLSLERVLLNSLRSIGSVLRYRAIIPYRASFQEIRQILRPAYNISRRVTILCLPTSEENDLTSRVLIELDIAQQSSNSVWNSMIMIVHTVDDDLFLPNTNSSAYSLDSTTSVTFSDLLSWNFSTLNASHEQLSVDSREQVGEQEKQQDDEEEEYKEERGEEEEEEEEEQEHQQQPQRRRRRRRRRRRRLLQQKLQTSENEQNDERRFFPPKNLSSAFLERLLTITPLDYRYDVEKLYEGVQEYMVPTLMDRLNETLNILLYDDNSSINAFNNKIYTYVLLDWRNDVWKPIMITIERREKLSVRRLSTNAVAFRDTTDTDLFKCNVDGNVYAIFDCTEDTSDESAFRIAHIVSIVLGSMLLTVVAILAALLIRKRLVTRRMSKGPYKIILTTSDFVFPQVAPQLDARRVDESIETMLCCWLQQLQEFGGPDVEKPDLLQLGSVSSLKPCLKTSTGNLSRHGFFKDPRARYNGDLVQLKELPGQGTFELKSKAMDVLVMIHGLRHENLNPLIGCLNEPTRPCLVYEYCSRGSLEDVLVQDEIKLDWSFRLSLLTDLVRGMRYLHGTPVRVHGYLTSRNCVIDARWVLKVTDYGLPAFYEAQNIVPPAKTARDLLWTAPELLRQPNVRKRGTQPGDVYSFGIIMQEVVVRGEPFCMLSLSPEEIIEKVMKPPPLIRPSVSKGAAPPEAIHIMRQCWAEAADMRPDFDDVHDLFKKLNHGRKVNFVDTMFQMLEKYSNNLEELIRERTEQLDMEKKKTEQLLNRMLPSSVAEKLKLGMPVDPEEFREVTIYFSDIVGFTTISAHSTPFQVVDLLNDLYTCFDATINAYTVYKVETIGDAYMVVGGCPVRIPDHAAQIATMALDLLHQSGKFKVKHLPNTQLRLRIGLHTGPCCAGVVGLTMPRYCLFGDTVNTASRMESTGAPWRIHLSQATRDRLTQVGGYHIEYRGSTEVKGKGRMPTYWLLGKQGFDKELPTPPIFGFLMLLSVAILPPSSGKTIG, encoded by the exons ATGGCCGGAAACTCTTTCCGCTGGCTCTGGTCGTGGATCTCAATGGTGATCCTGCCCGGCTATTTGCTTCCTTTGAATAGCGAACAAATTCCATGCGTTTCTTACGTACCGACTACAACCGAAGCCAACGATGATCAATTTCAAACGGAAATAATGGTGTTTTTGAGAGAATACTGCGACGACATTGAGACGAATTCGACGGATATCCAAGATTACTTGGATCGATCTAACTTCGACGTACAAATTACCATTATACCCTCCTCTc AATCCTGCGAAACAAGAACCTGGGGTCTCGATGCCTTGTTACGAGTACTTGGACAAAGAAGGGTGAAAGCTTTGGTAGCCGCGCTTGATTCGCCAATGTGCGAAGTTACTGTTAAACTTGCACGCCTCTGGAACATACCACTTTTCACATGGACCTGTCCCTTA ACAGATTTGGAAGAAAGAGAATTCTCGTCCGTCGTCAGATTATCTCCCTCCTTACCAATGATAGCGAAAGCCTTAGCAGAGATGCTGATTCATTTACAATGGAAGAGTGTAATGGTAATAGGAACAG ATCGCGAACCATGGTTAAGTCTAGAGAGAGTTCTCTTGAATTCTCTTCGAAGCATAGGAAGTGTATTGCGGTATCGCGCAATAATACCATACAGAGCATCGTTTCAAGAGATTCGGCAAATTCTTCGTCCTGCTTACAACATCTCTCGTAGAG TTACCATATTATGCCTTCCCACGTCTGAGGAGAACGATCTGACGTCTCGTGTTCTCATCGAGCTGGACATCGCGCAGCAGTCTTCCAATTCCGTATGGAACTCCATGATCATGATCGTACACACCGTCGACGATGATCTCTTTCTACCGAACACTAATTCGTCGGCTTACAGCCTCGATTCCACCACGTCCGTTACGTTTTCCGACTTATTATCCTGGAATTTTTCAACATTGAACGCGTCGCACGAACAATTGAGCGTTGATAGTCGCGAGCAAGTGGGTGAACAAGAGAAGCAACAAGAtgacgaggaagaagaatataaagaagaaagaggagaggaggaagaagaggaagaagaggaacagGAACATCAACAACAACCGCaacgacgaagacgacgacgTCGAAGGAGGCGACGACGACTGTTACAGCAGAAATTACAAACTTCGGAGAACGAACAAAACGATGAACGTCGATTCTTTCCGCCAAAGAATTTAAGCTCTGCTTTCCTAGAAAGATTACTGACAATCACGCCACTCGATTATAG ATACGATGTAGAGAAATTGTACGAGGGCGTACAAGAGTACATGGTACCGACGCTGATGGACCGTCTGAACGAAACTCTCAACATCTTACTATACGACGACAATTCCAGTATAAATGCCTtcaataacaaaatttatacgtaTGTTTTGCTGGATTGGCGCAACGATGTTTGGAAGCCCATCATGATCACTATCGAGAGACGAGAAAAGTTATCCGTCAGGAGATTATCTACTAACGCCGTAGCGTTTCGCGATACGACGGATACCGATCTTTTCAAGTGTAACGTAGACGGCAATGTGTACGCCATTTTCGATTGCACGG AGGATACTTCGGACGAATCAGCCTTTCGTATCGCGCACATCGTGAGCATCGTTCTGGGATCGATGTTGCTTACCGTGGTCGCGATATTGGCAGCTCTTCTAATTAG gaaaaggCTGGTTACGAGACGGATGTCGAAAGGGCCGTACAAGATCATATTAACCACGTCGGATTTCGTATTTCCTCAAGTGGCTCCTCAGCTGGATGCTAGAAGG GTGGACGAGAGCATCGAAACGATGCTGTGCTGTTGGTTGCAACAACTTCAAGAATTCGGTGGTCCCGACGTGGAGAAGCCGGATCTACTCCAATTGGGAAGCGTGTCCTCGTTGAAACCATGCTTGAAGACAAGCACCGGGAACCTCAGTCGTCACGGTTTCTTCAAAGACCCGCGTGCCAGATACAAC GGTGATTTGGTACAACTAAAAGAACTGCCAGGTCAGggaacgtttgaattaaagaGCAAAGCTATGGACGTGCTGGTGATG ATCCACGGATTGCGTCACGAAAATCTGAATCCCCTGATAGGATGTTTGAACGAGCCGACGAGGCCTTGTCTCGTCTACGAGTACTGTTCGAGGGGATCATTGGAAGATGTGTTGGTGCAGGATGAGATCAAGCTCGATTGGTCTTTCAGATTGTCCTTACTCACCGATCTTGTGCGA GGTATGAGATATCTTCATGGAACGCCAGTGCGAGTACACGGTTATTTAACTTCGCGAAACTGTGTGATCGACGCTCGTTGGGTTCTCAAAGTGACCGATTACGGATTACCCGCTTTCTACGAAGCGCAGAACATTGTTCCTCCGGCAAAAACCGCTCGAG ATCTGTTATGGACGGCACCCGAGTTGTTAAGGCAACCGAATGTACGAAAAAGGGGAACTCAACCTGGAGATGTTTACAGTTTTGGCATTATCATGCAGGAAGTGGTAGTTCGTGGAGAACCGTTCTGCATGCTTTCTCTCTCCCCGGAAG AGATAATCGAAAAAGTAATGAAACCACCACCGTTGATCAGACCTTCGGTAAGCAAAGGCGCCGCGCCTCCCGAAGCGATACATATTATGCGTCAATGTTGGGCAGAAGCGGCCGATATGAGACCCGATTTCGACGACGTTCACGATCTTTTCAAGAAACTCAACCATGGAAG AAAAGTCAATTTTGTCGATACGATGTTTCAAATGTTGGAGAAGTACTCGAACAATCTGGAGGAACTTATACGCGAACGTACGGAACAGTTGGAcatggaaaagaagaaaacggaACAGTTATTGAATCGAATGTTACCGAG TTCCGTtgctgaaaaattgaaactgGGCATGCCTGTCGATCCTGAGGAATTTCGAGAAGTGACAATTTATTTTTCGGACATTGTTGGTTTCACCACCATTTCCGCGCATTCCACCCCGTTTCAAGTGGTCGATCTTCTAAACGATCTTTATACCTGTTTCGATGCAACCATTAACGCGTACACTGTGTATAAG GTCGAAACTATTGGAGACGCTTACATGGTCGTAGGTGGCTGTCCGGTAAGAATACCTGACCATGCTGCACAGATAGCTACGATGGCGCTCGATTTACTTCATCAGAGTGGAAAGTTCAAAGTGAAACACCTGCCAAATACTCAACTGAGACTCCGAATTGGCCTTCACACCG GTCCGTGTTGTGCCGGTGTGGTTGGCTTAACGATGCCAAGATATTGCTTGTTCGGTGATACCGTGAACACCGCGTCCAGAATGGAATCAACCGGTGCACCCTGGCGTATACACTTGAGTCAAGCGACCAGAGATCGACTCACTCAGGTGGGCGGATATCACATTGAATATCGTGGCTCAACGGAAGTGAAAGGCAAAGGAAGGATGCCTACTTATTGGTTGCTAGGAAAGCAAGGTTTCGATAAGGAACTTCCAACGCCGCCAATTTTCGG atttttaatgcTTTTATCTGTTGCCATACTGCCGCCATCTTCAGGGAAAACAATAG GCTAA